Below is a window of Phocoena sinus isolate mPhoSin1 chromosome 2, mPhoSin1.pri, whole genome shotgun sequence DNA.
GTGGGCAGTGTCAGGATGCAGGCAGGCATCTCAGCCCGAGGCCTCGGCAGAGTTCCCAGGCACAGCCATCGGCCCAGGCCAGGACAGAAGGCGTGGATAAGGTGGGAGGGGGCATAAGTACGGTGGCTGTAGCCCCCCAGCACCACTAGCTCCCCCTGCAGCACAGCGCCTGCAGCCCCGACATGGGGCGAGGGCAGGGGTGTCAGGTGAGTCCAGCTATCGGTCCTTGGTTCATAGGCCTCAAAGCTCAGCAGGTCCCCAGTCTCACCTAGCCCACCCGCTACATACAGCCGCCCACCCAGAGCAGCCATGACGTGGCCAGCCCGAGGTACCCCCATAGGGCTCAGAAGTGTCCCCGGCTTCTCAAGTTTGGGGTCATAGTGCAGCAACGAGGCCAGGTACTGGCCAGTCCCACTGCAGCCGCCGCTCACGTACAGCTGGCCCTCCAAAACAGCAGCTGCGTGGGCAAAGCGTGGTGCTGGAAGGGCAGGTGCCGGCCTGTGGGAGAACAGGGCACGTGATCAGGCAACAGTCATCTTCCGTTCTCCTCTTCCAAGACTCCTAGCCTCTCCCTGATGCCTGAAACACCCCCTTCCCTGCTCACCTCCAGATATTGAGCTTGGGGCTATAAGTCTCCACAGAGCTGAGGGCAACACCACTGTCTCGTCCACCCAGGGCATAAAGCAGTCCATCCAGCACCACCAGGGGGAAAAAGCTCCGAGCCTGGCACAAAGGCGCCATCTCCTCCCAGTCCTCTTGCCTGGGGTCCCACCTGGACACAGTGGGACAAGAGATGGGAAGAGTGACCCTGGGAGTCTGCGGTTGGCTGGGCTGCCAACCTCCCGCAGCTGCCCACCTTGGGACCGGCCGCTCTCAGGGGGCCATACCTGAGAGTCGAAGCCAGGGTGTTAGAGTGGCCGTAGAAATCCTGTCCGCCACACACGTAGAGCTCACTTCCGGCTAGGCTCGCAGCCCCGTGCCGAAAGCGCCcgggggcaggcagggcaggcagcCGTCCCCACTCCACAGTTCGAACCAGTCCTATGCCGCAGCGAAAGGCCCGGGCCCACCACACTTCTCGGGACGGCTGTCTCGTGGCCATGTCTGATCTGAGCCCGTCCCCGCCAATCACTACTAGTGCCTGGTCAGGCTCCCTCCGCCTCTCTTGTCCTGGAACCTCAGCCTCCACCATCAGCTGACGCAGCAAGTCCGGGCTCAAGGGTGGAGGCAGCCCAGCTGCCCATACCCTCCGCAGCTCCCTGGTAGACATACGGCCAAAGCGAACGCATCGAAGCAGGGCCTTGGCCTCTGACTCCTGGGTGTCAGGGTTGGCAGCTAGCCAACGCAGTGCAGCCGCAAAGGCCTCGAACTCCTCCTGCAAGTGTAGCTCATCGCTGTCCAGGAGCTCAGCCAGGCAGGCAACCGGTAAGGACGGGAAAGTGGAGCACAAAGCCACAGCAGGCAGGTGGGTGAGGAGGTAGTGACGGGCTTTGCTCCAGAGCCTCTCCAGCCCAGGGGCTTCAGCCATGGGGATCAGGGCCAGGCAACGGGCAGGGTTGAGGCCTTGTGCCAAGGCTCTCTGGCACAGAGCCAGGCAGGAAGAGCTCTGGTACCGCAGAGCAGCCTGGGTGGCTCTCAGCAGTCCCGGCCACCTTGCCCGCACAACCCCAGAGTAGGCAAAGGAGACAAGGAGTCGCAGGTCCTGGGCAGAGATGGTATGCAGAGACACCTCTGTGCCCTGGGATTCCCTCATCCCGCTCAGGAGCATGGCCCCAAAGAACTCACTGCCACAGGCGAGGGCTGCTCGGTGCACTGCaagagggagaagcagaggggGACCCAGAGTGTTGCAAACTGCAAGGCACTCCCCTGTCTTCACAGCCCCAACTTTGGGCCAACCACCCAAGACCACAGGCCAAACTGCGGTACATGCACCAGAACCACGTGGGGTGCTTGTTACAGTGAGGGTTTCACGGAcccacctccagagattctgattcagtagctctaGACGCAGACCCTAGGAATTTGTGTTTTAACATATTCAAGCACCCTGCATGATTCTCATGTTAGTGGCCTGAAGACACTTTGAAAAACATTGCTTTAGTCTTCTTGATGCAGGCCAATTAGAGAAAGGGTCTTGATCAATCAAGTGAAGATGCTACAGAGAACATTTGCTAAGAGGGGGTACAAGATAAACTGCAAAGACCGATGTGCAACTTATATAGGTCTTTCTATATTGTGCACAGAATAAAGTTCTTTCCTCTACAATTATAAGAGCCACTGACATCAGCCATTCTGCTAGTCAGATTTTACTCAGAAAGTGGTACCACACTCAGGAATGGTTGTGAGCCACACTCATCTAACTGCCATCTCCTCTTACCCAAGATTTAGGGCTTGTAAACTGGAAGCCTTCAAAATCACCTGCTTCAATTGCTCCTTTTAAGATATGAAAACTGAGTCCTAGTGAAAGgcagtaatttattttctatctccaTACAGGGGCTGTCTGGGCAGATCACTGTAACTGATGTCAGGCTGCAGTGAGCATACTTGTGTATCAGTTCCCTGCTTATCTGCATGGCCCTCGTGACTCTGAAAATATCCTATTCAAAAAAGCTATTAAATAActaaacctgggcttccctggtggcgcagtggttgagagtctgcctgctaatgcaggggacacgggtttgtgccccggtccgggaggatcctgcatgccgcggagcggctgggcccatgggccatggccactgggcctgtgcgtccggagcctgtgttctgcagcgggagaggccacagcggtgaggggcccgcgtaccgcaaaaaaaataaaataaaataactagacCTTATATGCTCCCTAATGTAACTCAATTTGAGGCAGTTGGCATCAAGTATGGAGTATCCTTACCAAAATATTTAACCGAAATCTAATCAAACCTTCAGATCTAAATTCAAGTTTATAGGAAATTGAGAGGCTGAAAGAATGAGTTAAACAAAACCATGAGGGAAAATGCTTACAAATCTAGAACATGGAGCACTCTATAGGACAACTAATCTTGTTTCTTCAGTAAGTcataaaaaagggagagagaactgTACGAGAGTAAAGGAAGCTTAAGAGACATATATCTGAGTTCAGTGCAAACCTTGATTGGCTCCTGGGTTGAACAGAGCAGCtctaaaagacacatttttggACAAGTGGGAAAATTTCAATGTGGACTATGCAATATTAAGAAAtcattgttaattttgttagataTGATAAATTGTGGTTACATGAGAAAATGTCCTCTTTTAGAGAGACACATACCCAAGTATTTGTGAGTGAAATGTCTGAGATTTACTTTAAACttcagcaaaaaataaagaaagaaatgaaacaaatatagtAAAATGTTCATTGTTAAGTCTGGGTGATGGGTGTTTGAGTGTTCACcttaatattctcttttctttgctaTGTTTGAAATGCTTCATAACAGAAAAgagaggaggacttccctggtggcacagtagttaataatccgcctgccaatacaggagacacgggttcgatccctggtccaggaagatcccacatgccacggagcaactaagcccatgcaccacaactactgagcccgcatgccacaactactgaagcccgtgcacctagagcccgtgctccacaacacgagaagccaccgcaatgagaagcccccgcaccgcaacaaagagtagccccacccgctgcaactagagaaagcctgcacacagcaacgaagacccaacacagccaaacataaattaattgattaattatttaaaaaaaaagaggggaaatgcTGCTAGAAGTCCTCTCGGGCAGGTCACACAGACCCAAGCTCCCAGTGAGGCTTATGAACCTCAGGCTGCTTTGATCAGTTGCAGCATGTTCACCTCTCTCAAAGGGCAGGTGATATCGGAGTGGCTTTCCACTGTCTTTTTGAGCAGTAGGTAGTAGCTTGGTGCTTCCCAAGCAGTAAACATTAGTGACAGCTTCCATATTGCCTGAGAAAATCTGCATTCCGTAAAGCAGGTAAGCCATCTCATCTTCCATACCATCAATCAGCCTATAGCTCagagccactgacaaaggattcacaACCACTTGTATTCTGTGCCCCTTCTCACTCATCATTATTCCTTAGAATTTTAAGTGACAGGTTTCCACCACTAAGTTGGAATGTTTCTTAAAGGAAGTGAAAGCAGTGATATTGAATACAAGGATGTTTAAATTCCAAACCCTCGTGAGAATTTTATaactatgaaattttaaattccccCTGCATCTAGTGCTATTGGAAATGATAACAAACACTTTAGAAGTCTGTTATGGACTGAGTGTTTGTGTTCCCCgcccccaccaaattcatatgttgaagccctgatCTCCAACGTGATAGTATCtgtaggtggggcctttgggaggtaattatgtATGAGAGTAgaaaccctcatgaatgggattagtgcccttataagaggagacATGAGAGAGAtgatctccctctctctctgctgtgtgaagatacagtgagaaggtggtCATCTACAAACCAGAAAGAGGGCCCTAACCAGAACCTGACCTTGCTGACACCCTGATGCAGCCTCCAgagccatgagaaataaatttctattgttaaaccacccagtctatggtatttttgttatagcagcccaagctgactaagataGGATCCTTTTCCTTTGGGGAGTCCCAGAAGCACTTTGGGTGCCAGGCATTCCTCCAATGAGCagtagctatgtgactttggacttGTCTTTAAGACCGATTTCCTTATCAATAAAGTGTAAGAGCTGAACTAGATAATATCTAAACAAATCCCTTTTAATGTTAAACTTTTATGTGTCTGCACTCTGACTCCGTTTGCCAGGTGCTATGTGTCTTTGACTTGACTGCATAGGAGGCAATGCATGGCCTAGTGAGAGCAGACTGGGTTAGTGGATGTGGGCCTGTATCCTGGTTTTCACCTGTTAACATCTCTGAATTTAATATTCTTTATCTGCACCCAGGGATAATGATATCTAACTCACTAGTTTTCAGTGAGATGAAAAGAGATGGCATGTGTAAAAGAAATTCCTGGTACCCAGTACCTCACTAAATGTTAGTAGAATCTGAATAAATCTCAACTTATTCAACCCTCTTCAGCTTTCCTGGTGATGAGCAGAGTTAACTTCAAAGTGCCATGAACTGGTAGCCTTAAGATTCTGGCCAAACAGTACCAGACCTTGCTCACTAGCTGTAGGGTCCACGTCTGCCATGGTGTCAAGCTCACTTGGGGGGAAAGGACACACTGAGTTTTTCCACTGTGTTCCTCTGGCTTTTCCTGTGTCCTAAATAGAAGATGCCAAGAAGGGCCTTTGGTTAATCTTTGTTTGAGTCAATCACCTCCTGCTTGTTCTACTGGCATGGACTATATACCCTTAGCTCCAGCCAGCTGACTGTAAATTTCTTGTTTCTGGGCACAGGGAAAGCCACAGCATAAATCTGTCAGTGCTCTTAAGAAAACAACTCAACTGCGCATGCTCCATTCTCAGTGGGTCAGGAGAGGTGCCAAAGGTCACCCTGGGGAAATTC
It encodes the following:
- the KLHL33 gene encoding kelch-like protein 33, which gives rise to MSVSDSAHRPSEPEQVSLPVQKDGLGLPLSTRRTPSWPPSPDQDPGLPPFPLEEPGPRPMAPGSLPSPALSLDKEEEEEEDEGGEDAEEPEELRSEAHPSQFFAEAQRLREQRLLLDEDVSVGGRVYGVHRVILAAVSSLFRGRLLGSRGLQCPLSLDVTPGAWEAMLTFAYEGVLGPAPREDVLVAAEALGAPRVKAAAQWGREGAGSTREDEKQPSQAEELRENLRTMELLYQEGIGCDLELEADGCRLQVHRAALACGSEFFGAMLLSGMRESQGTEVSLHTISAQDLRLLVSFAYSGVVRARWPGLLRATQAALRYQSSSCLALCQRALAQGLNPARCLALIPMAEAPGLERLWSKARHYLLTHLPAVALCSTFPSLPVACLAELLDSDELHLQEEFEAFAAALRWLAANPDTQESEAKALLRCVRFGRMSTRELRRVWAAGLPPPLSPDLLRQLMVEAEVPGQERRREPDQALVVIGGDGLRSDMATRQPSREVWWARAFRCGIGLVRTVEWGRLPALPAPGRFRHGAASLAGSELYVCGGQDFYGHSNTLASTLRWDPRQEDWEEMAPLCQARSFFPLVVLDGLLYALGGRDSGVALSSVETYSPKLNIWRPAPALPAPRFAHAAAVLEGQLYVSGGCSGTGQYLASLLHYDPKLEKPGTLLSPMGVPRAGHVMAALGGRLYVAGGLGETGDLLSFEAYEPRTDSWTHLTPLPSPHVGAAGAVLQGELVVLGGYSHRTYAPSHLIHAFCPGLGRWLCLGTLPRPRAEMPACILTLPTVQQIALVPTRHQTKPAG